From the Drechmeria coniospora strain ARSEF 6962 chromosome 02, whole genome shotgun sequence genome, the window CTACCACTCACTCCCACTCTGTCGCTCAGTCACTCGTCCACTCACATACACACTCTCCTTCACTCGCCCAAGACGTCGGCGCGTGCCCATGCACATCATGCTTCCCGTTGCCAAGCCGCTCACTCACTCATACTGCTCACTCAATCATACTGCTCACTCAGTCACTCATATCACTCACTCATTCACACACACATTCAGTCACTCACTCTCCCACTCACCCTCCCACGCACATACACACTCTCCTTCACTCGCCCAAGACGTCGGCGCCTGCCCATGTCGCTGACCTTCCCTTCCCAGTGAGCGCAAGATAGACCAGATCGAGTCCCGTCTCGGCAACATCGAATCGCTTCTCAAAAACatcgcctcgccgacggccccgTCCATCCTGGTCGACCaccgcggcggcgccccCGTCAACACGCCGGGCACCGGCAGCAGCGTCCTCaccgcggcctcgacggccgactaCGAGAGCAGCGAGGAGGAGTCGGCCTTTGGCGGCGACACCGGCCTCACCGCCCACACCACCTTTGCGAGCGAGTTCCTCGAAAAGGCCGTTCGCAGGACCTCCCTGCGCGAGGTGAACCCCAAGATGGAGGCGGCCCTGCTCAACCTGAGCCAGCTTGTCGAGATGCAGAAGCGCCGGTCCATCAGCCACGGTCCTCGCTTCCCGCTGCAGAAGCCCGTCCCTCCCGGAGGCATCTGCAagctgccgatgccgcccatggccgccgtcgtgaaCCTGCTGAAGCATGCCAAATGTGAGATCGGATCGAatgccccccctccccgtccccgtcgcgCAACGGCCAGCCGCGAGCCAACCGGCGCCCTGCTGAACGAGACGCCTCCCAGCCGCACCCCCGACCCTCTTCACCATCATGTgctccctcgtcggcctctccGACTTCTCGAGCCTCTGCCGGCTCGTCTACTTTGCCACCGAGGACTTTTCCGACGCCACCTTCACCATCGTCAACGCCATGCTGTACAACCTCTTCATGGAGCAGCACTCGCTCGCCACCGAGCCCCTGGTCCGCGACGAGTACCACTCCTACATGCAAATGTGCCGCGCGAACCTCGAGACGAGCCTCGCCAACACGCCTCTCTTCCTctcggccaaggtcgagaaCGTGCAGGCTCTCCTGCTCGGCGTAGGTCCCgtgcttccgccgccgcgtcgcgAGCGAGCCTGAGGCCGCCCGCTAACCCGGACCTAGGGCCTgtacgccgtcgacgtctcgcGTCCCTCGGTCGCCTGGCACCTCAGCTGCATGGCCGCGCAGCTCTGCCAAACCGCCGGGTACCACAGGTCGGCAACGCTCATGTACGACTCGCCCGCCACCGCCAAGCTCAAGCGCATCCTCTTCTGGCACGTCTACACCCTCGACAAGGGCCTCGGCCTGCGGCTCGGACGCGCCCCCGTCATCCACGAGTGCGACATTGACATTCCGCGCGTCTTTGAGTTTGACGGCTTCGGCGAGTTCGAATCGTCGTCCATCCCGACCTTGTGGGTCAAGATTAGCTATCTGCAGAGCCGGATATACGAGCAGCTGCAAGTCATGCCTTTGCACGCCCACACccgcccttggcctcgaAGCTGACGTGCCCCCAGATACAGCCCCGCCGCGCTGGCCAGTCCGCAGGAGGAGCTCATCGAACGAGCCAAGGCGCTCGCGAGGGACTGTCGgaagctcgaggtcgaggccgagcagtgCCGGGAGCAGGTCTACAACTACCTCCGGGCCGTCAACTcgtccgacgtcgtcgacattttCCTGCGGGGCGACGAAGTCCAGTTTCAAGTCACGCTCACGCTCGTCTACCGCGTCATACCGGCGCCCGAGGGATCGGCGAGTCGCTTCTGCGACGAGTGCCTCGAGGTCGCCCGCAAGGCCATGACGGTCCACCAGCAGTGCGTGCAGCTGGCGAATCTGGGGAGCTATTTCCGCTCCATCTACGTTCATTGGtgagtatacatgtacatgtatgtgtatATGTATATTTATATACATGTATATTTACTTGCATGGCCCCCTTTCGTGTCGACCGACGCTGACGGCACCGCCAGGAACTTGCTCCTAACGCCCTTTGCTCCGTTTTTCGTCCTCTTCTGCTACATCATCGAGACGTCgtccctcgacgacctccGAATCCTCCAAGAGTTTGTCGCttccctcgacgaggtcaggGACTCGTCGGAGACGATCGAGAAGCTCTACCGGCTCTGTCGGGTCATGTGCGACGTCGCGGGCCTCTACGTCGAGGCCAagtcgcagcagcaggaggaccAGACGATGGTGCCGATCGGCGACGAGTTTGAAATGTACCTGAGCCAGCTCGGATTCATGTCGACCGAAGATCAAGCCATGAGCCACGCGCAGAACAATGGGGGGCCGCCACCGGTGAATGGACGGGTGGCGCAAATAGCCGACTGGTTCTCGGGCAACCGAAACATGATGGGGCTTCTGGAAGAAGACCTGTCGCAGATCGAGTCGTATCGTTGGATGCAGCAATCTAGCTCTATATGATGCCCCGTCGAGCCGCCGCATCGATGGACGCAGCAGTCTAGCTCTACACGTtgcgtcgcgtcgtcgtcatggttGCCGTCGGTTCGGCATGGTATCGTATGCATCGAGTCGTCGCGGTCATCGTCGCTCAATCGGTGGGATATCGAGGATCGtacgcgtcgtcgccctcgtcttcacTGCTGCTTTCTCGGGCAGACTCGACCTTCTTGGCCGCAGCACCCtgggccggcgccggcttggGCACGCTCTTGCTCTCGACCGGCTTCTCCTGCTTCGGGGCAAAGGCATTCTTGAAGCCGCTCCTCTTGAAGCCGGG encodes:
- a CDS encoding fungal specific transcription factor domain protein, encoding MLCHRVRVDVANFLGSVINAVCASERKIDQIESRLGNIESLLKNIASPTAPSILVDHRGGAPVNTPGTGSSVLTAASTADYESSEEESAFGGDTGLTAHTTFASEFLEKAVRRTSLREVNPKMEAALLNLSQLVEMQKRRSISHGPRFPLQKPVPPGGICKLPMPPMAAVVNLLKHAKSAPPTLFTIMCSLVGLSDFSSLCRLVYFATEDFSDATFTIVNAMLYNLFMEQHSLATEPLVRDEYHSYMQMCRANLETSLANTPLFLSAKVENVQALLLGGLYAVDVSRPSVAWHLSCMAAQLCQTAGYHRSATLMYDSPATAKLKRILFWHVYTLDKGLGLRLGRAPVIHECDIDIPRVFEFDGFGEFESSSIPTLWVKISYLQSRIYEQLYSPAALASPQEELIERAKALARDCRKLEVEAEQCREQVYNYLRAVNSSDVVDIFLRGDEVQFQVTLTLVYRVIPAPEGSASRFCDECLEVARKAMTVHQQCVQLANLGSYFRSIYVHWNLLLTPFAPFFVLFCYIIETSSLDDLRILQEFVASLDEVRDSSETIEKLYRLCRVMCDVAGLYVEAKSQQQEDQTMVPIGDEFEMYLSQLGFMSTEDQAMSHAQNNGGPPPVNGRVAQIADWFSGNRNMMGLLEEDLSQIESYRWMQQSSSI